ACCCCGGCTGGGATCACCACCACGTCGCCGGGATGGAGTTCCTGGGGAGCTTTTCCCCAGGCCTGGTAGTAACCGCGCCCTGTCGTACAAAGGAGAATTTGTCCGCCTCCAGACCTGGCATGGTGGATATGCCAGTTGTTCCGGCATCCGGGTTCAAAGGTAACGTTCCCGATGGGAAGGCCCTTGGTAGTAAGCATGTTCAGGTAGCTTTGACCTACAAAGTACTGTGCATATGCGGTGTTTTTCTCTCCAATTGGAAAAATAGTGTTGGGAATTGGCATTTTCTCATTCATATGATTGAATCTCCTGTTTTTCAAGCACATATAGGGAACAACAAATCTGATGATCAGTCGTGGATTTTCCAGCTGTTGAGGTATTTGGCGGTCTGCGCTGTGGAGTGGTCAATGATCTCACTGTGGCCCAGGTCCAGGGCAGAGATGGCGGACATGTCCTCGTCCGCTAGGGTAAAATCCCAAATGTCCAGATTTTCGGACATCCGTTCCGGATGGGTGGATTTTGGGATAATGACCACACCCCGCTGCGTGTTCCAACGCAGAGCAGTCTGCGCGGCGGTTTTGCCGTATTTCCTGCCGATATCCGTCAGCAGCTTGTGAGTGAAAATACCGTGGTTTCCCTCCGCCAAGGGGCCCCATGCCTCCGGCTGGACGCTGAACTCCCGCATGGTATCGAGTGCCTTGGTCTGTTGAAAGAAGGGATGCAGCTCCACCTGATTTACCATGGGTGGGATCTCCACGTTCAAACATAGATCCACCAGCCGTTCCGGATAGAAATTGCAAACGCCGATGGCCCGGATTCTGCCGGCCTTGTATAGCTCCTCCATGGCCCGCCAGGAGCCATAATAATCTCCCAGAGGCTGGTGAATCAAGTAGAGGTCCAGGTAATCCAGACCCAGGTTTTCCATAGAGGCTTCAAACGCCTGTTTTGCATGTGCATATCCCTGGTCCTGAATCCACAGCTTCGTGGTAATAAACAGCTCCTCACGGGGGATGCCGCTTTTGCGGATGGCCGCACCCACGGCCGCCTCATTGAAATAGGCGGCAGCGGTATCAATCAGTCGATAGCCGGCGCTCAGTGCGTAGGTGACAGATTGTTCGCACAGGGCCGCGTCCGGAACCTGAAAGACACCAAAGCCTTCTAAGGGCATCCTCACACCATTTTTCAGGGTTGTAAATTCCATAAAAGCCTCCCGTTTTTTATGATTGCTTCAACCATGCCCGAATCGCCGGTTCTGCATGCCGTACACTGCCGCCCTGGACCGCAAGGCCTGGCTCTACCTTGGCGCCGGGACACAGCCGGCGGATATCCTGTTCGCTGCTTCCGAGTCCACTGCCCTCATGAGTGCAGAAGGGACGGATAGTTTTCCCGGTAAAGTCATAGCGCTCCAGAAAGGTGAATACCACCATAGGCATAGTGCTCCAATAGTTGGGATAGCCCAAATAGATGGTTTCATATTCACGAAGTGATTCAGGACAACGCTTCAGCTCTGGCCTGGCATTTCGCTGCTGGTCCGCCTGAGCCTGAGCAATACACTCCTTGTAGTTTCTGGAATATTCCTGCAGAGGTTCCAGTTTGAACAGCTCTGCACCTGTCAACCGTTGAATGATACCGGCCACAACCTCCGTGTTTCCAACAGCGAGGTCTTGAACCATGCCTCTGACGTAGTTTTGACCATTTCTGGAAAAAAACGCGATCAGATCAGCCACGTTAAGCCACCTCCTATCCATAGAATATACTGGTATGATAAGCCCTTTTTTCTTGACAGGGAATCTCCAAACAGTTATGCTTCTATAAACAAATAGTTTATAGGGGGAGCTGTATGCTGAATTCTAATCTGAAAGCCTTTGTCCGCGTGGCGGAGTGCGGCAGTTTTACAAAGGCAGCAGAGAGCCTGTATCTTTCTCCCACAGCGGTGATGAAACAGATCAACGCGCTGGAAAAGCATTTGGACCTGATCCTGTTGGAGAGATCACCCGCCGGAGTGCGTCTGACAGCGGCAGGGGAGGTGATTTATCAGGACGCAAAGTTTCTTCTGGACTATTCCAGGCGGTCTATCGCTAATGCCCGCCAGAAGATGGAGACAGACAGCCGAACATTTTGTGTGGGGACTTCCATGCTCAATCCGGCAAGGCCTTTCATGGAGCTATGGTATCAGGTCAGCCGGGAATTTCCCAATTATAAGCTGCATTTGGTCCCTTATGAAGACAATCATGAGGGTATCCTTGCAGAGATTGCACGGTTGGGAGAAAAGTTTGATTTTCTGATCGGCGTGTGTGACTCCAGGAGGTGGCTGGATCAGTGCAATATGTTTCCTCTGGGGCGTTATCCTAAAATGTGCGCGGTGTCCAGAGAGCACCGTTTAGCGGGGAAGGAGTGTCTAGAGCTCTCTGATCTATATGGAGAGACACTGATGATGGTAGCAGAGGGGGATTCCGGCACCAATGATTTTATCCGCAACGATCTCCGGCGCAACCATCCGGCGATCCGGCTGGAAGATACCCCGCATTTTTATGATATTTCCGTCTTTAACCGCTGTGCGGAAACGGAGAACGTTTTACTTACGCTGGAGTGCTGGAAGGATGTACATCCGGCACTGGTCACGATCCCGGTCCAATGGTCCTACAGCATTCCATATGGCCTGCTCTATGCCCTGCACCCACGGGAGGATGTGAAGAGATTTGTGGAGACAGTCAAAGACTTGGGGACGTTTATATAGCTTTCAGAAAGGAGCCATGCCGCCTATTTTCCGTGTTTTTGTATAAGGGAATGTTGGAATGAAATTCTATTTCGTGACAAACAGACAAAAATGCAAAGCCTAAAAAATTTAGGGGTTGTTTTTTGAAAAATGACTTTGTATAATAAAGCAAATTTATCAAGACAAAGAGGTTTCTCCATGCTGTTTGCTCTGATTTCCATGATTAGCCTGTACATTATTCTGATTATTGCGCTGGTAGTAGTTGCGCAAAAAAAGAATAGTGCGTCTGGTCATGCACGAGAGCACGCTGGGAGTTTTCGTTTTTATACCCGTTGATACCATAATCCCAACGAATCAGCAAAACGCCTGTGGCCCGACAAAGGTCACAGGCGTTTTTATAGTTGTCTGCCCATTGCCGGCAGCACATCCAAAACAAAAGGAGGCGTATTTTATGGAAATGACGGGCGCACAAATTTTGGTGGAGGGGATGCTGCGTGAAGGCGTAGAAAAGCTCTTCGGTTACGCTGGGGCTACCATCTGCCCTTTGGCCGACGTACTGCGAGATACGCCACAGCTGGATTACACGCTGGTCCGCAATGAGCAAAATGCCGCTCACATGGCCTCAGGCTATGCCAGAATTTCTGGAAAAACAGGCGTTTGCATCGTCACTTCCGGCCCTGGAGCCACAAACCTCCTCACAGGCATTGCTACTGCCTACATGGACTCCATTCCCCTGGTGGCCTTCACCGGTCAGGTACCCTCCCACCTGCTGGGGCGGGATATCTTCCAGGAAGTGGACATCACCGGCGCTGCCTCCGCTTTCTCCAAGCACAGCTATCTGGTCAAGGACGCGGCAGAGCTGCCCCGGATCATCAGTGAGTCCTTCCACATCGCCTCCACTGGCCGCCCTGGACCGGTACTGATTGACGTCCCCATTGATGTTCAGGAGCAAGTGGTATTTGATCCGGTATTTCCAGAGGAGGTTAACATTCGGGGCTATCACCCCAGCGTCCGGGGCAACGACAAACAGATTACTCATGTGGTCAACGCCATTGCCACAGCCCAGCGGCCGGTGATCTGCGCCGGAGGTGGTGTGTTTCTCTCCAACGCCTTGCTGGAACTTGAGACCTTCGCTGCACGGACCCGGATTCCAGTAGTTACCACGATGATGGGATTGTCCCTGCTGCCCTCAGACCACCCTCTGAATATGGGGATGATCGGGACCCACGGCAACGCCTGTGCCAACAAGGCATTGGCCAAGTCGGACTTGCTGATCATGATCGGCACACGGGCCGCCGACCGGGCAATCTTTTCTCCCCAGGAGATTCAGCGCCGGATGCCCTCCATCCATATTGACGTGGACCCGGCGGAGATTGGGAAGAACATCCAGACAGAGATTCCCCTGGTGGGCAATGTCCGGGTCATTCTTCAACAGCTGCTGGAGCGGGACTTAACTACCCACTGCGCCCCCTGGCTGGCACAGCTGCGGGAGCGCCGGGCCCAGGAGCTGGACCGGGAGTATCCGGTCCGAGAGGGCAGCGTGTCCCCCGGCCGCCTGCTGCGGCTGCTGGGCCAGCGGCTGCGGCCGAATGCCGCCATCTGTGTGGACGTGGGTCAGAATCAGCTGTGGGCATGTAAGCACCTGTGGCTGGGCGGCGGCCGCTTTCTCACCAGCGGGGGCCTTGGTACCATGGGCTACGCATTGCCTGCTGCCGTGGGGGTGAAGGTGGCCGATTCCAGCCGTCAGGCGATGGTGATCTGCGGCGACGGTTCTTTCCAGATGTCTATGAACGAGCTGGCCGCCGTCCGGACCAGAAACCTGGACCTAAAAATTCTCCTGCTGGACAACGGCGTTTTGGGTCTGGTGCGTCAGATTCAAAATACCCCGCCCTACCATGGCTCCTTTGGCGTCAGCCTGGAGGGTAGCCCGGATTACGCCGCTATTGCCGCAGCCTACGGGATTCCCAGCATCCGGGCAGACAGGGAAGCCCAGGTGGAAGACGCGCTGGACCGCTTCCTCAATCAGCCGGGCAGCTGCCTGCTGATCGTCCGGGTAGACCCTGACGTTACCACCAATGACTAAGTAAGGAGGCACACGATGCAGCAGACAATCTCTGTCCTGGTGGAGAATCAGGCCGGCGTGCTGAACCGCATTACCAGTCTTTTTTCCCGCCGGGCCTTCAATATTGATTCACTGGCTGTGGGCGTTACTGACGATCCCTCCGTCTCCCGCATCACCATCATTGTAGACAGCGGAAACAGTGTGGTGGAACAGGTGGAAAAGCAGCTCAACAAGCTGGTGGAGGTCATCAAGGTCCGCACTCTGGATGAGGCCAGCATGATCGGCCGGGAGCTGATGATTCTCAAGGTCAGTGCCAACACCCGCACCCGGAGCGATATTATGACCATCTGCAATCTCTGCGGTGCCAAGGTGGCAGACCTATCTCCCAATTCCATCACCATTGAGGTCTCAGACACCCCGGATCGGGTCAACACCTTTGAGGAACTGATGCGCCCCTTCCATATCCTGGAGGTGGTCCGCACCGGTATGGTCGCTCTGCAAAAAGGAGGCGGCAAAATATAATAGTTCGCTTGGAGTCAACACATATGAGGAGGAATGTATCTTGAAAATCCGCGCAACGCAGGCCATCATGGAATGTCTGCTGGAGCAGGGAGTCGATACGGTATTCGGATATCCCGGCGGTACGATTCTGAATGTCTACGACGAGCTGTACCGTTACCAGGACAGGATTCGCCATATTCTCACAGCCCATGAGCAGGGAGCGGCTCACGCGGCGGATGGCTATGCCAGATCCACGGGAAAGGTGGGGGTGTGCTTTGCAACCTCCGGTCCCGGCGCAACCAACCTTACCACCGGCATTGCCACCGCATACCTGGATTCATCCCCAGTGGTATTCATTACCTGCAACGTGGGGGAAAACCTCTTGGGAAAGGATGCCTTCCAGGAGGTGGATATCACCGGCATTGCCATGCCCATCACCAAGGCCACCTTTTTGGTACGGGACGCCCGGCAGATCCCGGACGTGATGCGCCAGGCCTTTGCCGTTGCCGCTACTGGCCGGCCCGGTCCGGTGCTGATCGATTTCTTGAAAAATGTGACAGCGGCGGACCAAGAGGTGGACTATACCTTTATTCCCTGGCGGGAGAACCGTCAGAGCGAGAGTCTCCGCGTCCTGACCGGCAGCCATGAGCCGAAAAAGCCGGAGCCGGACGATCACGACATTGAAATCCTGCGGCAGATGATTGCCCAGGCGGAGCGGCCGCTGCTGCTGTGCGGCGGCGGCGTGGTGCGGGGCCGCGCACATCAGGAATTCCGGGCATTTGCGGAAAAGCTGGACGCGCCTGTTGCCATCACGCTGATGGGCGGCGGTGGATTCCCGGGCGACCATCCTCTCACCACCGGCATGATCGGCATGCACGGTTCTCGTGCTTCCAATGTGGCCTGTAACGAATGCGATCTCCTGATTGCCGTGGGCTGCCGTTTCTCGGACCGGGTGGCCCTGGACCCAGCTACCTTTGCTGCCCAGGCAAAAATCGTGCAGATTGACGTGGACCGGGCAGAGATCGACAAGAATGTGACGACAGATCACCACATTATCGGCTCGGCCCGCCGGGTACTGACGCTGCTTAATGAGGGAATGTCCCAGTATCACCACCCGGAGTGGAAGGCACGGATTCTTCCTATGCGGGCGCCCTCTGCGGCGGGGACAGACGCACGGCTGACTCCACAGCAGGTGTTGGAGACCATCCGCCAGCGAATGCCCCGGGATGCAATTGTGGCAACCGATGTGGGACAACACCAGATGTGGGCTGCGAAATATCTCCACTTTACATATCCCGGACAGCTGCTCACCAGCGGCGGTTTCGGCACCATGGGCTTTGGTCTGGGCGCGGCGATCGGCGCCCAAATGGGCAATCCGGACAAACAGGTATTCCACATTACGGGAGATGGGTGCTTCCGCATGAACTGTCATGAGCTTTGCACGGTAGAACACTATGGGCTGCCCATCATCTCCGTCGTGTTCAATAACGGCACGCTGGGCATGGTGCGCCAGTGGCAGAATTTGATCTATGGCAAGCGCTACTCCCAGACAACGCTGGACCGGGGGCCAGATTTTGTGAAACTGGCTGAGGCCTATGGGATTCGGGGCTTTCGGGTACGCAGTCAGGCGGAGATGGTCCAGGCGCTGGACCAGGCTCTCGCGGCTGGGACCGGCGCGGTAATTGACTGTGTGTTGGACATGGATGAGATGGTCCGGCCCATGGTGGCCGCTGGATCACCCATTACGGATTTTCTGCTGAGCTGAAAGGAGAGAGGAATTTGAAACGGCAGGCAGACACAGAGCGCAAGCTCTATACCCTGTGCATTCTGGTGCAGGACATCCCCGGCGTATTGAGTCAGGTGGCCCGACTTTTCTCCCGCAAGGGCTATAACATCGAGTCCATCGTCTCCGGCGAGACGGATAAACCGGGCATCACCCGGATTACCATCGGCATTCTGGCAGACCAGACCATGCTGGAGCAGATTGCCGCCCAGTGCAGTAAACTGTTGCCGGTGACGGCAGTGAAAATCTTGGACGAAGATACCTCCATCCGGCGCGAGATCGCCCTGGTGAAGGTGGCGGCTGCGGACCGGGGCGCCCGGGACGAGGTCATCCAGCTGGCCAACATTTTTCGGGCCAAGGTCATTGATGTGAGCCGTGAGTCCCTGACACTGGGGATTTTCGGCAGCAACAGCAAGATCACAGCGCTGATTGGAATGCTGACGGATTTCGGCATCCTGGAGATCGCAAAAACGGGTACCATCGCCATTGAGCGAGGAAAAAATACCATCTACGACGACAACAAATTGAAGGAGGAGTATGACTATGGCAAACATGTATTATGAGAAGGACTGCGATTTAGGGAAACTGGACGGTAAGAAGATCGCTATTATCGGCTATGGCTCCCAGGGTCACGCCCACGCGCTGAACCTGAAGGAGTCCGGCTGCGACGTGTGCGTAGGTCTGCGGTCCGGCAGCAAGAACTGGGCCGCTGCTGAGGAGGCGGGACTGCAGGTCAAGACCGTGGCTGAGGCGGCCAAATGGGGCGACGTGGTGATGATGCTGATCAACGACGAGGTTCAGGCGAAAGTCTACAAGGAGGATGTCGCCCCCAACCTGGAGTCCGGCAATGCGCTGATGTTTGCCCACGGCTTTAACATCCACTTCAAGCAGATCGTCCCTCCCGCGGACGTGGACGTGCTGATGATTGCCCCCAAGGGGCCTGGCCACACGGTCCGCTCCCTGTATGTGGGCGGCAAGGGCGTGCCCTGCCTGCTGGCGGTGGAGCAGAACGCCACCGGCAAGGCTGTGGATATCGGCCTTGCCTATGCCGCCGGCATCGGCGGTGCCCGGGGCGGCGTGATGGAGACCACGTTCCAGGATGAGACGGAGACCGACCTCTTCGGTGAACAGGCGGTCCTGTGCGGCGGTGTGATTGAGCTGATGAAGCTGGGCTTTGAAACGCTAGTGGAGGCGGGCTATGCCCCGGAAAATGCCTATTTCGAGTGCATCCATGAGATGAAGCTGATCATCGACCTCATCAACAAGGGCGGCATCGCCATGTGCAACTACTCCATCTCCGACACCGCCGAATATGGCGAGTACGTATCCGGCACCCGTGTGCTGCCCTATGAGCAGACCAAGGCCAACATGCGGGCAGTGCTTAAAGATATTCAGGACGGCGTCTTTGCTGGCAAGTGGATTGCAGAGAACCAGACTGGCCGCACCTTCCTCAATGCTAAGCGCGCTCAGATGGCCCGCCACCCCATGGAAGTCGTGGGCGCGGAGCTGCGCAAGAACATGCTCTGGGGCGACGATGCGGACCCCGACACCGCCTCCACCTGATGCGGCGGAGCCCCGGTACCCCATGCTGGGGCAGTGAATCAAGGCCCACAAAGAGTGGGCCCTTGGGAGGGAACCTTGATGTATCGTGAACTCGCACACCTGCTGCTATATAGCGACCTGGGGGAAGGTGCGATCCTCACCCGCCTGGCCGGTATCTTCCGGGACTGGGAGCACGGCGCGGACCGGGACGAGCTGGTGGGCCGTATCTATGCCCAGATCAAACGGCTTCTGGACCTGAGCACCGACTGCGGCTTTGACGAGAACTTGTGGCAGTGCTATCTGACCTGGGTATTGATGAACAACCAAAACTCCTTTACCAAGACCTGTGAGCGGACCGGAGCAGGGCAGGGCAGTGTGAACCACTTCGCAAAAGGAGACCTTGCTGTATTCCGCCGCCTATTTGACTTCGATTTCGGTCCTATTGAACAGGATCTGGGGATTGACTGTTTCTCCACCATCTGCAGCTATCAGGCGCTCCCTAAGCGGGAGCGCACTTATAACCGGGACATCAGCCTCCAGGTGCTGGAGCTTCGGCACCGCTTGGCCGATGCGGACGCAGAAGAGATGTTCTCTCTGGTAACGGACTATTACCGCCGCTATGGCTACGGCGTGTTCGCCGCGAACCGAGCCTTCCGTGTCCGGCGGGAAGCGGGGGAGGCGATCTTCCTGCCCATCAGCAATGTGGACCGAGTGACGCTGGACGACCTTCTGGGTTATGAACTGCAAAAGCGGGAGTTACGGCGGAATACGGAGGCGTTCCTGGCCGGAAAGACGGCTAACAACGTCCTGCTCTATGGAGATGCCGGTACCGGAAAATCTACCAGTGTCAAGGCGTTAATCAATGAGTACTACGACTGCGGGCTGCGGATGATTGAACTTTACAAGCATCAGTTTCGGGA
Above is a genomic segment from Pusillibacter faecalis containing:
- a CDS encoding cupin domain-containing protein, with amino-acid sequence MNEKMPIPNTIFPIGEKNTAYAQYFVGQSYLNMLTTKGLPIGNVTFEPGCRNNWHIHHARSGGGQILLCTTGRGYYQAWGKAPQELHPGDVVVIPAGVKHWHGAAPNCWFSHLAIEIPGEDTHSEWLEPVSNQTYHPLP
- a CDS encoding aldo/keto reductase, translated to MEFTTLKNGVRMPLEGFGVFQVPDAALCEQSVTYALSAGYRLIDTAAAYFNEAAVGAAIRKSGIPREELFITTKLWIQDQGYAHAKQAFEASMENLGLDYLDLYLIHQPLGDYYGSWRAMEELYKAGRIRAIGVCNFYPERLVDLCLNVEIPPMVNQVELHPFFQQTKALDTMREFSVQPEAWGPLAEGNHGIFTHKLLTDIGRKYGKTAAQTALRWNTQRGVVIIPKSTHPERMSENLDIWDFTLADEDMSAISALDLGHSEIIDHSTAQTAKYLNSWKIHD
- a CDS encoding flavodoxin; translated protein: MADLIAFFSRNGQNYVRGMVQDLAVGNTEVVAGIIQRLTGAELFKLEPLQEYSRNYKECIAQAQADQQRNARPELKRCPESLREYETIYLGYPNYWSTMPMVVFTFLERYDFTGKTIRPFCTHEGSGLGSSEQDIRRLCPGAKVEPGLAVQGGSVRHAEPAIRAWLKQS
- a CDS encoding LysR family transcriptional regulator, yielding MLNSNLKAFVRVAECGSFTKAAESLYLSPTAVMKQINALEKHLDLILLERSPAGVRLTAAGEVIYQDAKFLLDYSRRSIANARQKMETDSRTFCVGTSMLNPARPFMELWYQVSREFPNYKLHLVPYEDNHEGILAEIARLGEKFDFLIGVCDSRRWLDQCNMFPLGRYPKMCAVSREHRLAGKECLELSDLYGETLMMVAEGDSGTNDFIRNDLRRNHPAIRLEDTPHFYDISVFNRCAETENVLLTLECWKDVHPALVTIPVQWSYSIPYGLLYALHPREDVKRFVETVKDLGTFI
- the ilvB gene encoding biosynthetic-type acetolactate synthase large subunit, coding for MEMTGAQILVEGMLREGVEKLFGYAGATICPLADVLRDTPQLDYTLVRNEQNAAHMASGYARISGKTGVCIVTSGPGATNLLTGIATAYMDSIPLVAFTGQVPSHLLGRDIFQEVDITGAASAFSKHSYLVKDAAELPRIISESFHIASTGRPGPVLIDVPIDVQEQVVFDPVFPEEVNIRGYHPSVRGNDKQITHVVNAIATAQRPVICAGGGVFLSNALLELETFAARTRIPVVTTMMGLSLLPSDHPLNMGMIGTHGNACANKALAKSDLLIMIGTRAADRAIFSPQEIQRRMPSIHIDVDPAEIGKNIQTEIPLVGNVRVILQQLLERDLTTHCAPWLAQLRERRAQELDREYPVREGSVSPGRLLRLLGQRLRPNAAICVDVGQNQLWACKHLWLGGGRFLTSGGLGTMGYALPAAVGVKVADSSRQAMVICGDGSFQMSMNELAAVRTRNLDLKILLLDNGVLGLVRQIQNTPPYHGSFGVSLEGSPDYAAIAAAYGIPSIRADREAQVEDALDRFLNQPGSCLLIVRVDPDVTTND
- the ilvN gene encoding acetolactate synthase small subunit, whose product is MQQTISVLVENQAGVLNRITSLFSRRAFNIDSLAVGVTDDPSVSRITIIVDSGNSVVEQVEKQLNKLVEVIKVRTLDEASMIGRELMILKVSANTRTRSDIMTICNLCGAKVADLSPNSITIEVSDTPDRVNTFEELMRPFHILEVVRTGMVALQKGGGKI
- the ilvB gene encoding biosynthetic-type acetolactate synthase large subunit → MKIRATQAIMECLLEQGVDTVFGYPGGTILNVYDELYRYQDRIRHILTAHEQGAAHAADGYARSTGKVGVCFATSGPGATNLTTGIATAYLDSSPVVFITCNVGENLLGKDAFQEVDITGIAMPITKATFLVRDARQIPDVMRQAFAVAATGRPGPVLIDFLKNVTAADQEVDYTFIPWRENRQSESLRVLTGSHEPKKPEPDDHDIEILRQMIAQAERPLLLCGGGVVRGRAHQEFRAFAEKLDAPVAITLMGGGGFPGDHPLTTGMIGMHGSRASNVACNECDLLIAVGCRFSDRVALDPATFAAQAKIVQIDVDRAEIDKNVTTDHHIIGSARRVLTLLNEGMSQYHHPEWKARILPMRAPSAAGTDARLTPQQVLETIRQRMPRDAIVATDVGQHQMWAAKYLHFTYPGQLLTSGGFGTMGFGLGAAIGAQMGNPDKQVFHITGDGCFRMNCHELCTVEHYGLPIISVVFNNGTLGMVRQWQNLIYGKRYSQTTLDRGPDFVKLAEAYGIRGFRVRSQAEMVQALDQALAAGTGAVIDCVLDMDEMVRPMVAAGSPITDFLLS
- the ilvN gene encoding acetolactate synthase small subunit, giving the protein MKRQADTERKLYTLCILVQDIPGVLSQVARLFSRKGYNIESIVSGETDKPGITRITIGILADQTMLEQIAAQCSKLLPVTAVKILDEDTSIRREIALVKVAAADRGARDEVIQLANIFRAKVIDVSRESLTLGIFGSNSKITALIGMLTDFGILEIAKTGTIAIERGKNTIYDDNKLKEEYDYGKHVL
- the ilvC gene encoding ketol-acid reductoisomerase, producing MANMYYEKDCDLGKLDGKKIAIIGYGSQGHAHALNLKESGCDVCVGLRSGSKNWAAAEEAGLQVKTVAEAAKWGDVVMMLINDEVQAKVYKEDVAPNLESGNALMFAHGFNIHFKQIVPPADVDVLMIAPKGPGHTVRSLYVGGKGVPCLLAVEQNATGKAVDIGLAYAAGIGGARGGVMETTFQDETETDLFGEQAVLCGGVIELMKLGFETLVEAGYAPENAYFECIHEMKLIIDLINKGGIAMCNYSISDTAEYGEYVSGTRVLPYEQTKANMRAVLKDIQDGVFAGKWIAENQTGRTFLNAKRAQMARHPMEVVGAELRKNMLWGDDADPDTAST
- a CDS encoding ATP-binding protein, producing MYRELAHLLLYSDLGEGAILTRLAGIFRDWEHGADRDELVGRIYAQIKRLLDLSTDCGFDENLWQCYLTWVLMNNQNSFTKTCERTGAGQGSVNHFAKGDLAVFRRLFDFDFGPIEQDLGIDCFSTICSYQALPKRERTYNRDISLQVLELRHRLADADAEEMFSLVTDYYRRYGYGVFAANRAFRVRREAGEAIFLPISNVDRVTLDDLLGYELQKRELRRNTEAFLAGKTANNVLLYGDAGTGKSTSVKALINEYYDCGLRMIELYKHQFRDLSAVLAEIKNRNYRFIIFIDDLSFEENEVEYKFLKAVIEGGVETRPDNVLVYATSNRRHLIRETWNDRTDMEHHGDIHRSDTMEEKLSLASRFGVAIHYSVPKQREYQEMVKVLAARQGIHMNEAELLAQANTWEVRHGGFSGRTAQQFIYYLNSLPKE